The following coding sequences are from one Candidatus Nitronereus thalassa window:
- a CDS encoding Crp/Fnr family transcriptional regulator, translating to MPGESLTVSATEEGKKLWYLKRIRLFAGLSWKEMRHLQRITKMESYARGQLLYLPGDPSGAVFLLKKGRVKISKVNDDGREALLAILEPGEIFGETEAVTGEHRETLVQALEKTMVCEIRREDFEKYLQKYPHVGGRVIKLMGLRLRAIESRVGDMVFKSAPARLATMLLNLAETMGCPEDRGIRLQSRLTHQNLANLIGTSRETVSTLLGQFSKRGLVLQDHRHIVILDKARLANVH from the coding sequence ATGCCGGGAGAGTCTTTAACAGTTTCCGCCACGGAAGAGGGCAAAAAGCTGTGGTATTTGAAGCGAATCAGACTTTTTGCTGGGCTTTCTTGGAAGGAAATGCGTCATTTGCAACGGATCACCAAAATGGAGAGTTACGCCAGGGGGCAATTATTGTATCTCCCGGGAGATCCGAGCGGGGCTGTGTTTTTGCTTAAAAAGGGGCGAGTTAAAATTTCCAAGGTAAATGACGATGGTCGGGAGGCACTATTGGCAATTCTCGAGCCTGGCGAAATTTTTGGGGAAACGGAAGCGGTCACTGGAGAGCATCGAGAAACGCTTGTCCAGGCATTGGAAAAAACCATGGTGTGTGAGATTCGTCGAGAGGATTTTGAAAAATATCTCCAAAAATATCCACATGTGGGCGGCCGAGTGATAAAACTCATGGGCTTGCGGCTTCGCGCGATTGAATCGCGAGTTGGGGACATGGTGTTTAAAAGTGCACCCGCCCGTCTTGCCACCATGCTGCTCAATTTGGCGGAAACCATGGGGTGCCCTGAAGACCGAGGGATTCGTCTTCAGTCTCGGCTTACCCACCAAAACCTGGCTAATTTGATTGGAACGTCCCGCGAAACCGTGAGCACTTTACTTGGTCAGTTCTCCAAACGAGGGCTTGTTCTACAAGATCATCGACATATCGTAATTCTTGATAAGGCGAGATTAGCCAACGTGCATTAG
- a CDS encoding putative metalloprotease CJM1_0395 family protein, whose translation MQVHSLNTPSLPIGHLQTTPTASPTSSTPTNSKEKGITSPVHDPVQLSGHDPELEKLKARDREVRAHEAAHAAAAGSLAKGGPSYTYQRGSDGQLYAVGGEINIDTSAVSGDPEATIQKARQIRAAANAPANPSAQDRAVAAQATRLEAQARRELQQERTEKVQELPSSGSNTPPSEPKIIDLFA comes from the coding sequence ATGCAGGTACACTCGCTCAATACCCCTTCTCTTCCAATAGGGCATTTACAAACAACTCCGACAGCGTCCCCAACCTCCTCAACACCAACAAATTCCAAAGAAAAGGGCATTACCAGCCCAGTCCATGATCCTGTCCAGCTTTCCGGCCATGATCCGGAATTGGAAAAACTCAAAGCCCGAGATCGAGAGGTTCGTGCCCATGAAGCAGCACATGCCGCGGCCGCTGGATCACTCGCCAAAGGAGGACCGTCCTATACGTACCAACGTGGGTCAGACGGTCAACTATATGCCGTTGGAGGAGAGATCAACATTGATACCAGCGCGGTCTCCGGGGATCCTGAGGCCACCATCCAAAAGGCTCGACAAATTCGAGCCGCTGCGAATGCCCCCGCGAATCCATCTGCTCAAGATCGTGCCGTGGCAGCACAAGCCACACGGCTAGAAGCCCAAGCTCGAAGAGAGTTGCAACAAGAACGTACGGAAAAAGTTCAGGAACTCCCCTCCTCTGGATCGAATACACCACCATCAGAACCGAAAATCATTGATCTCTTTGCCTAA
- a CDS encoding sulfotransferase, whose amino-acid sequence MNILPFVQLFNAAGARLRDLGLPLVPFDSKSFMAQASKKTKLQDFGDSSFLEPLNILLEACEKEARLSMVGRLAVKGETIRLLGNRLILTQDRKTYPEISQEPITSPIFIVGLPRTGSTFLHNLLAQDPGLRAPRMWETMFPSPPPGHPDSQTESPIRQTDQLLKGFYLVAPKFKIVHPMTAQDPTECVTIMSHSFMSAQFQSTYHIPSYQKWLESGNLRPTYVDHRQFLQQLQWGSQPRQWILKAPAHILSLESLLAVYPDAKIVQTHRSPHAVLGSVSSLDVILRQAFSRSVDPQAIGQEALTQWANAVQRAMNVRDAVSTQRHQFYDVLYNALEQHPIRTIEQMYQHFGLTLTNTAKSNMQNYLLRHPNHKNGTHRYTLSQFGLTQETIFSHFKPYILRYNLDT is encoded by the coding sequence ATGAACATCCTCCCCTTTGTCCAATTATTTAATGCCGCGGGGGCTCGGTTGCGTGACCTGGGTCTCCCACTGGTTCCATTCGATTCAAAGTCCTTCATGGCCCAAGCTTCTAAGAAAACGAAGCTTCAAGATTTTGGCGACTCCTCCTTTCTCGAACCGTTAAACATTCTCTTGGAGGCCTGCGAAAAGGAGGCTCGCCTCTCCATGGTCGGACGCTTGGCTGTGAAGGGGGAAACCATTCGGCTTCTGGGGAATCGTTTAATTCTGACACAAGATCGAAAAACCTATCCGGAAATTTCTCAGGAACCCATCACCTCACCTATTTTCATCGTGGGCCTTCCTCGAACTGGATCAACCTTCCTCCACAACCTACTTGCACAAGACCCGGGTCTACGAGCACCTCGTATGTGGGAAACCATGTTTCCTTCGCCCCCTCCCGGTCATCCTGACTCGCAGACAGAATCTCCTATTCGGCAGACTGACCAACTCCTCAAAGGTTTTTATTTAGTCGCGCCAAAATTTAAAATTGTCCACCCGATGACAGCGCAAGATCCGACGGAATGCGTGACGATCATGAGCCACAGCTTTATGAGTGCGCAATTTCAAAGCACCTACCACATCCCCTCCTATCAAAAATGGTTGGAAAGCGGGAACCTTCGCCCCACATATGTCGACCACCGCCAATTCCTTCAGCAACTCCAGTGGGGCTCACAACCCCGGCAATGGATCCTCAAAGCCCCGGCACACATTTTATCCCTGGAATCTTTGTTGGCCGTGTACCCGGATGCGAAGATTGTGCAAACTCATCGATCCCCCCACGCTGTTTTGGGATCCGTTTCTAGTTTGGACGTCATTCTCCGCCAGGCCTTTAGTCGTTCAGTCGACCCACAAGCGATTGGACAGGAAGCCCTCACTCAATGGGCCAATGCTGTTCAGCGAGCCATGAATGTTCGCGATGCAGTTAGCACTCAGAGGCACCAATTCTATGATGTGTTGTATAATGCACTCGAACAACATCCCATACGGACTATTGAACAGATGTACCAACATTTTGGATTAACGCTTACTAACACCGCGAAAAGTAATATGCAGAACTATTTACTAAGACACCCTAACCACAAAAATGGAACCCATCGATACACCCTGTCTCAGTTTGGGCTCACCCAGGAGACCATCTTTTCTCACTTTAAGCCATACATTCTCCGATACAACCTGGATACCTGA
- a CDS encoding ABC transporter substrate-binding protein translates to MKKYKRLHHIVILSFFFILLVSSQWALAEEASTAVTHLQDTILKIMKDGDKLGYKGRYDLIRPVVTQTHDLPVIARIAMGQYWRELNENQQKNFTDIFGELSHSTYAGRFNSFSGEKFSLISEESLRKNRKLVQTRFQKADGEEIRFNYILHQVNDQWKIINIMVNGVSDLALKRTEYGSILKKDGYDTLIEKLRTQIKENADGL, encoded by the coding sequence ATGAAAAAATATAAGAGACTCCATCATATTGTGATTTTGAGCTTTTTTTTCATCTTATTAGTTTCAAGCCAATGGGCGTTGGCGGAAGAGGCGAGTACCGCCGTCACTCACCTACAGGACACCATTCTCAAGATCATGAAGGATGGGGATAAGTTAGGGTATAAAGGCCGCTACGACCTCATCCGACCAGTGGTGACCCAAACTCACGACTTACCGGTTATCGCACGGATTGCAATGGGACAATACTGGAGGGAACTGAATGAAAACCAACAGAAGAATTTCACCGATATTTTTGGAGAACTTAGTCACTCCACCTATGCTGGCCGATTCAATAGTTTTTCCGGGGAAAAGTTTTCGCTGATTTCGGAGGAATCTCTCAGGAAAAATCGAAAGCTTGTTCAAACCCGATTCCAAAAGGCCGATGGAGAGGAAATTCGATTTAATTACATTCTTCATCAAGTCAATGATCAATGGAAAATCATCAATATCATGGTCAATGGCGTCAGCGATCTCGCGCTCAAACGGACTGAGTATGGTAGCATTTTAAAAAAGGATGGCTACGATACCCTAATAGAAAAACTACGTACGCAAATCAAGGAAAACGCGGATGGACTATAA
- a CDS encoding VacJ family lipoprotein gives MKLWSNQQRPLAIFSSLLVSLGVLMGGTDAVLAAGSSDDPIEVINRPIYHANDILDQYVGEPISRVYIDYTPEMVRSSVSNFFDNVSYLNVILNDFLQGKGKQGVEDSSRFLINSTFGALGLFDIATPLGLEKHNEDFGQTLAVWGVGQGSYLVLPFLGPNTARDVPDLGFSTVTNILFYVSNPVAVPVAVLGFIDKRSRFDQAIQIRNEVAVEPYLFTREAYLQHRNFLIYDGNPPIEDEDLFLDEPYAELEKEGPVEIEDTPEQPTPNIDPQARNTDLGNASVTVSIR, from the coding sequence ATGAAACTCTGGTCAAACCAACAACGCCCATTGGCAATATTTTCTTCACTCCTGGTTTCCCTGGGAGTACTCATGGGGGGCACTGACGCTGTTCTGGCTGCAGGGTCATCCGATGATCCCATTGAAGTCATTAATCGACCTATCTATCACGCCAATGACATTTTAGATCAGTATGTGGGAGAGCCAATTTCCCGAGTGTACATTGATTACACTCCAGAAATGGTTCGATCTAGCGTTTCGAATTTTTTCGATAACGTCTCCTATCTGAATGTGATACTCAATGACTTCCTGCAAGGAAAAGGCAAACAAGGGGTTGAAGATTCAAGCCGATTTCTTATCAATAGTACATTCGGGGCTTTGGGGCTCTTTGATATTGCCACCCCCTTGGGCCTTGAAAAACATAATGAGGACTTTGGACAAACACTCGCAGTGTGGGGGGTGGGACAGGGCTCTTACCTCGTCCTTCCTTTCCTTGGGCCAAACACGGCACGAGATGTCCCGGACCTTGGGTTCAGCACTGTCACCAATATCCTTTTCTATGTCAGCAATCCGGTCGCCGTTCCTGTCGCGGTTTTGGGCTTTATTGACAAACGGTCACGATTTGACCAAGCCATCCAAATCAGAAACGAAGTCGCGGTTGAGCCGTACCTCTTCACCCGTGAGGCCTATCTCCAACACCGAAATTTTCTTATTTATGACGGAAACCCGCCAATCGAGGACGAAGACTTGTTTTTGGACGAACCCTATGCGGAGCTCGAAAAAGAAGGGCCAGTGGAGATTGAAGACACACCAGAGCAACCTACCCCTAACATCGATCCCCAAGCTCGCAATACGGACCTCGGCAATGCCTCAGTGACTGTCTCCATTCGCTAA
- a CDS encoding MMPL family transporter → MMSSLFDHTAVTFQQAVVQLVDGCRRFAKWVVMGVVILTSILLVYTVNNLTLDTNPLNLLDPDLPFRQLDEEFVAAFPELDDLIVIVIDQGTSDAARDAVRQLAGTLSQQPALFSSIYDPAQGEFFDTYGLLYLKPDELWKLDERLSKWQPFLGTMVHDPSLRGLFSMLSLAVGENPNADEQILLAKVFDLLSEAIEAQIAGKPNPSSWKEAMLGDVTPKGDPKRRFLLAKPRLDYSTLEGAGGPIGFIRKQGKVLENTFGVRVRLTGSIPIETEERETLSKGAEMAGVLSISLVCLILLLGLRSVRLVGAMLFTLIVGLIWTGAFAVFTIGSLNFISATAPVLFIGLGVDFGIQLGMRYREAFDRLGVHQEALRQAASGVGGALTLSAIAAALSFFSFLPTAYRGFAELGLIAGGGMFLALFANLTFFPALLTIFPISRTKRISSIPQSSPNNSFTLPWVLRYRRPILFLMVPLTLAAVAALPLLRFDFNALHLRDPNTEGVSTFLELLKDPGTSPYVIHLLAQNLTKADELAARLKELDVVDRALTLSKYVPEDQEEKMAIIDDMALVLDPVLTPVEPLPFPSEEEEIRAVQDFQRKLEDQNNPLWTQKFSSSAKNLTASFDHFGASVGWNPEAIHELRKRLVGNFPQWLDRLRRLMNATPVTLETLPQALKDHYLAKDGRARVEVFSVFNGNDNTKLRQFARGVQEVDPRAIGSPVGIVEGGRAIIDACIQATIVAILASTVLLFVILRRPGEVLLVLLPLLMTMILTVAASLLFDVRLNLANVVALPLVLGLGIAFGIYLVLRKREGVSIAQVVQSSTSQAVLFSALTTMASFGALGFSAHPGMASLGILLVLTLTLALLCALVVLPALIGELEVRGWWKNG, encoded by the coding sequence ATGATGAGTTCTCTTTTTGATCATACGGCGGTGACATTTCAGCAAGCGGTCGTGCAACTGGTGGATGGTTGCCGTCGTTTTGCGAAATGGGTGGTGATGGGGGTTGTGATACTGACCAGTATTCTCTTGGTCTATACCGTGAACAATCTCACGCTCGATACGAATCCTCTCAATTTACTGGATCCAGATCTTCCCTTCCGACAATTAGATGAGGAGTTTGTTGCGGCCTTTCCGGAACTCGACGATTTAATTGTGATCGTGATTGATCAAGGAACTTCGGATGCCGCCCGGGACGCCGTTCGTCAATTAGCCGGAACTCTATCTCAACAACCTGCCCTCTTTTCTTCGATCTATGATCCGGCACAGGGTGAATTTTTCGACACCTATGGGTTGCTGTACCTGAAACCTGACGAACTCTGGAAATTGGACGAACGTTTGAGTAAATGGCAACCGTTTTTAGGCACGATGGTCCATGACCCTAGCCTTCGCGGCCTTTTTTCCATGCTTTCTTTGGCGGTTGGCGAAAATCCGAATGCGGATGAACAAATCCTATTGGCAAAGGTGTTTGATTTGCTGAGTGAGGCCATTGAGGCTCAGATCGCAGGAAAGCCTAATCCTTCTTCTTGGAAAGAGGCCATGCTTGGTGACGTGACCCCAAAAGGCGATCCCAAGCGCCGCTTCCTTCTCGCAAAACCCCGTTTGGATTACTCGACTTTGGAAGGGGCTGGTGGGCCCATTGGATTTATACGTAAGCAAGGAAAGGTGTTGGAAAACACTTTTGGCGTTCGTGTTCGCCTAACCGGGTCCATTCCCATAGAAACAGAAGAGCGCGAAACGCTATCCAAAGGTGCGGAAATGGCCGGGGTCCTATCGATATCTCTGGTCTGTCTCATTTTATTGCTTGGGTTGCGGTCAGTCCGTCTTGTCGGCGCCATGCTGTTTACTCTGATCGTTGGATTGATTTGGACCGGTGCCTTTGCTGTATTCACGATTGGATCCTTGAATTTTATTTCTGCAACCGCCCCGGTGTTATTTATTGGGCTAGGTGTGGATTTTGGTATTCAACTTGGGATGCGGTATCGGGAAGCGTTTGATCGGTTGGGTGTCCATCAGGAAGCCCTTCGTCAGGCAGCGAGTGGGGTGGGGGGCGCCCTTACGCTGTCGGCCATCGCCGCCGCATTGAGTTTTTTCTCATTTTTGCCAACGGCCTACCGGGGATTTGCGGAACTTGGATTGATTGCTGGGGGGGGAATGTTTTTGGCGTTGTTCGCTAATCTGACTTTTTTCCCGGCATTATTAACGATCTTCCCGATTTCCAGGACCAAACGTATTTCCTCTATTCCCCAATCTTCGCCGAATAATTCCTTCACCTTACCCTGGGTTCTCCGGTATCGAAGGCCGATTTTGTTTTTGATGGTGCCCCTCACATTAGCCGCTGTCGCGGCGCTTCCCTTACTTCGGTTTGATTTCAATGCTCTTCACCTTAGGGATCCCAACACGGAAGGGGTTTCCACGTTTCTTGAGCTTCTTAAGGACCCAGGGACCTCTCCCTATGTGATTCACCTGTTGGCTCAGAATCTCACAAAGGCGGATGAACTTGCTGCGCGTTTAAAAGAACTGGATGTGGTAGATCGTGCTCTTACCTTGTCGAAATACGTGCCAGAAGACCAAGAGGAGAAAATGGCGATTATTGATGACATGGCCTTAGTGCTGGATCCGGTGCTGACTCCCGTTGAGCCGCTCCCGTTTCCAAGTGAGGAAGAAGAAATTCGAGCTGTTCAGGACTTTCAAAGAAAGTTGGAAGACCAGAACAATCCCCTGTGGACCCAGAAGTTTTCTTCCAGCGCAAAAAACTTGACGGCATCTTTTGATCACTTTGGAGCAAGTGTTGGATGGAACCCTGAGGCCATACATGAGCTTCGTAAAAGGCTGGTTGGAAATTTCCCTCAATGGCTTGACCGTTTAAGAAGGTTGATGAATGCGACTCCGGTAACACTTGAAACCTTGCCCCAGGCCCTGAAAGACCATTATCTTGCCAAGGATGGTCGCGCACGGGTTGAAGTGTTTTCTGTGTTTAATGGGAACGATAATACGAAGCTGCGGCAGTTCGCTCGAGGTGTGCAAGAAGTGGATCCACGCGCCATTGGGTCTCCCGTTGGGATTGTCGAGGGTGGGCGGGCCATTATCGATGCGTGCATCCAAGCGACTATTGTAGCGATTTTGGCTTCCACAGTCTTGTTGTTTGTTATACTTCGGAGGCCAGGCGAGGTACTTCTTGTCCTTCTGCCTCTTCTCATGACGATGATTCTCACGGTTGCGGCTTCGCTCTTGTTTGATGTCCGCTTAAACCTTGCGAATGTGGTGGCCTTGCCCTTGGTCCTGGGATTGGGCATTGCCTTTGGGATTTATCTTGTCTTGCGAAAACGCGAAGGTGTGTCCATTGCGCAAGTTGTTCAAAGCAGTACTTCTCAAGCGGTACTTTTCAGCGCGCTCACGACAATGGCCTCTTTTGGTGCCTTAGGATTTTCAGCTCATCCAGGGATGGCAAGCTTGGGCATTTTGCTGGTGCTGACCTTAACTTTGGCCCTGCTCTGTGCTCTGGTGGTTTTGCCGGCTTTAATTGGAGAATTGGAAGTCCGAGGCTGGTGGAAAAATGGATGA
- a CDS encoding RNA-binding protein, whose amino-acid sequence MGSKVYVGGLPYSATEAEVEALFAEHGTVESARVITDKYTGQSRGFGFVEMSTQEEAQAAINALHSSDMGGRTLTVNEAKPMAPRSGGGGGGFGGGGGGRGGDGNRGRRSRF is encoded by the coding sequence ATGGGTTCAAAAGTGTATGTAGGTGGCTTGCCGTATTCCGCGACGGAAGCTGAAGTTGAGGCGTTATTTGCTGAGCATGGGACTGTCGAATCGGCTCGTGTTATTACTGATAAATACACCGGCCAATCCCGCGGATTTGGATTTGTAGAAATGTCAACTCAAGAAGAAGCTCAAGCGGCCATTAATGCGCTTCATTCCAGCGATATGGGTGGGCGCACCTTAACTGTCAATGAAGCCAAACCCATGGCCCCTCGCTCTGGTGGCGGTGGCGGCGGATTTGGTGGTGGCGGTGGTGGCCGAGGAGGAGATGGAAACCGAGGCAGACGGAGCCGGTTCTAA
- a CDS encoding acyl-CoA desaturase: MPSTTLPPLSSRGLDIGKILLFGTVATGALIGVPTFAYFYDYHPIDWIMFGMLYAITGLGITVGYHRLVTHRSFTCPNCVKGLLLIAGGWAIENSALRWAADHMRHHAQCDQDSDPYNAKRGFWFSHCGWIFLKDPNRDNRWTSKLRQDSVVVWQDRYYLPIVLSGLMLPFVVGLMANGWIGGLGCFLLAGLGRTFFVLNSTFCVNSVCHLWGRQPHGNSDTSRDSWWVSLLTFGEGYHNYHHMYPGDYRNGIHWYNVDISKWLIYGLSLIGMASSLRRTTARPKDRKKKNPSNILPTP, translated from the coding sequence ATGCCCTCGACCACCCTGCCTCCTCTTTCTTCCCGTGGTCTCGATATTGGCAAAATCTTACTGTTTGGAACGGTCGCCACAGGCGCCCTCATTGGCGTCCCCACCTTTGCCTATTTCTATGACTATCACCCGATCGACTGGATCATGTTTGGCATGCTCTACGCCATCACGGGATTGGGAATCACCGTAGGATACCATCGCCTCGTAACCCACCGAAGCTTCACCTGCCCCAATTGTGTCAAAGGTCTATTGTTAATTGCCGGTGGCTGGGCGATAGAAAATTCCGCACTCCGATGGGCTGCCGACCACATGCGGCACCATGCCCAATGCGACCAAGACTCTGACCCTTATAATGCCAAACGGGGGTTTTGGTTTAGTCACTGCGGCTGGATTTTTTTGAAAGACCCCAATCGAGATAATCGATGGACTTCAAAATTACGACAAGACTCTGTGGTGGTTTGGCAGGATCGGTATTACCTCCCCATTGTCCTTTCCGGATTGATGCTACCGTTTGTCGTTGGTCTCATGGCCAATGGATGGATAGGTGGACTAGGATGCTTTCTTTTGGCCGGATTAGGACGGACATTTTTTGTCTTGAACTCCACGTTTTGCGTGAATTCCGTTTGCCACTTGTGGGGCCGACAACCCCATGGAAACTCCGATACAAGTCGAGATAGTTGGTGGGTCTCTCTCCTGACCTTTGGCGAGGGGTACCATAACTACCATCACATGTACCCTGGTGATTACCGAAACGGCATTCATTGGTACAATGTTGATATTTCAAAATGGCTCATCTATGGCCTTTCCCTCATCGGCATGGCCTCTTCCCTTCGTCGAACCACAGCTCGTCCAAAAGATCGAAAAAAAAAGAACCCCTCTAACATTCTCCCCACTCCATAA
- a CDS encoding energy transducer TonB: protein MRDVWVPIGIACLSLMSVPMVVQAQSDRSTHEADHLEDEDVEVLETVHVHGFKLNKDQQLGPVPKYTPWPTMPPSLNGKEIDDWMKIRILVSKTAETTVVVLQPAKHRQLNLEGLHALKQWTFDPQMDGDDFVDGELTVRIHFRTK, encoded by the coding sequence ATGAGAGACGTTTGGGTCCCAATAGGAATCGCATGCCTGTCCTTGATGAGTGTGCCCATGGTTGTGCAGGCCCAATCCGATCGATCGACTCATGAAGCAGACCACTTAGAAGACGAAGATGTGGAAGTGCTTGAAACCGTTCATGTACACGGATTCAAGCTCAATAAAGATCAACAACTTGGTCCTGTACCAAAATATACCCCCTGGCCCACTATGCCGCCTTCCTTAAATGGAAAAGAAATCGACGACTGGATGAAAATCAGAATTTTGGTGAGTAAGACGGCAGAGACAACTGTTGTAGTTTTACAACCGGCCAAACACCGTCAATTGAATCTCGAGGGGCTCCATGCCCTTAAGCAATGGACCTTTGATCCGCAAATGGATGGTGATGATTTTGTGGATGGTGAGCTGACGGTGCGAATTCACTTCCGAACAAAATAA
- a CDS encoding TonB-dependent receptor: MSYLDKDLKKTNHLKWLFLGLAFTFIFGFLEDSYAVSGGQKIAGHVQNVDLRRVAQATVELRDQEGALVTSESTDDAGEFILVAPGTGVFSIRAIQETYRSEYKIVEVGNEEVGPVVLTMTVTQEIALEVVAPLLPIQPKSSSETYSLSRTEIEALPFGSNIEFNDALLTIPGAVNGSLKQVHIRQDHANFQVRIDGVPIPDTVSSTFTDVISPRAWERADIILGGMEAQFGNRTAAVIDITSKSGTKPGFGSIQLFGGSNETVIPSFEYGGTAGDKFRYYVLNSYTTTSRGIDPPTLGDSGFHNESDRNQTFIRGDYQLNNNNNFTLLFLNSIAKFQIPNTPNQIANGTIVGLIQANNPGFNPVISQDIDESQKETNQYAHLVWRHDVNASQFFSLAGYLRHTRATFETDPLNVLAYTGDTDEPFSAGDQDRFAYSNGVRLDYTNVLNSEHLVKAGFQFDRTQAVNKTELFAFNRVGGAPMGSVLMRRADSRLIGYREEFWVQDQYTPNDQWTFNLGVRVDNIHGFIEAAQISPRVGATFKATNNHAFHAFYGRLFTPPNLEAIRFVQLNTVGTTAEPENLTNNTVKPERSHYFEVGSTHAFGQIAVVQLTGYYKLSKNLSDAGQFGTTPLLNFFAFKNGWQRGIEGSIKVKLTDNLSARGNVAWGQCKGQGLQSGHFLLEQQEINDIETSEGVFCDHMQEVTSSAILTYRLLEHTTVSGQMLFGSGLRTASAGEKTNSQSADSVTTYNLSLTHVLPLSGKQRLLFGFDMINVFDQQELLNIGEQSIGLGVSHANMPRSFFFRTQWFFDS; this comes from the coding sequence ATGTCATATCTTGATAAAGATTTAAAAAAAACTAACCATCTGAAATGGTTGTTCTTGGGTTTGGCCTTTACGTTTATATTTGGATTTTTGGAGGATTCGTATGCTGTTTCAGGAGGGCAAAAGATTGCAGGGCATGTGCAAAATGTGGATTTGCGGCGTGTGGCTCAAGCCACAGTGGAATTGCGAGATCAGGAGGGCGCACTGGTCACATCCGAGTCAACTGATGATGCCGGAGAGTTTATTTTGGTTGCTCCAGGAACTGGAGTATTTTCTATACGGGCGATTCAAGAGACGTATCGAAGCGAATATAAGATTGTCGAAGTTGGTAATGAGGAGGTAGGTCCAGTCGTGTTGACGATGACTGTTACACAAGAAATTGCGTTGGAAGTAGTGGCTCCCTTACTCCCAATTCAACCTAAGTCGTCCAGCGAAACCTACTCACTGAGTCGAACGGAAATCGAGGCCCTGCCGTTTGGGAGTAACATTGAATTCAATGATGCATTGTTGACTATTCCCGGTGCGGTGAACGGGAGCCTCAAGCAAGTTCACATTCGCCAGGATCATGCAAATTTTCAGGTACGGATCGACGGTGTGCCGATTCCGGATACGGTTTCTTCCACCTTCACGGATGTGATTTCCCCCCGTGCCTGGGAACGGGCAGATATTATTCTCGGTGGGATGGAAGCACAGTTTGGCAATCGAACAGCTGCGGTCATTGATATTACGAGCAAAAGCGGAACCAAGCCAGGATTTGGATCTATTCAATTGTTTGGGGGGTCGAATGAAACCGTGATACCTTCATTCGAATATGGTGGGACGGCAGGAGACAAGTTTCGGTATTACGTATTAAACAGTTATACCACAACGAGTCGTGGGATTGATCCACCGACGTTAGGTGATTCAGGTTTTCATAACGAAAGTGACAGAAATCAGACTTTCATACGTGGCGATTATCAACTTAACAATAACAATAACTTTACGCTGTTATTTCTGAACTCGATTGCGAAGTTTCAAATTCCCAATACGCCCAATCAAATAGCCAATGGAACAATCGTTGGGTTGATCCAGGCGAACAATCCTGGGTTTAACCCAGTAATTTCACAAGACATTGATGAATCCCAAAAAGAGACTAACCAGTATGCCCATTTGGTGTGGCGACATGATGTCAATGCTAGTCAATTCTTTAGTCTAGCTGGATATTTGCGTCATACACGAGCCACGTTTGAAACTGATCCTTTAAATGTCTTGGCCTATACTGGCGATACGGACGAGCCATTCTCTGCTGGCGATCAGGATCGATTTGCCTATTCCAACGGGGTGCGATTGGACTATACGAATGTCTTGAATAGCGAGCACCTTGTTAAAGCTGGGTTTCAATTTGATCGAACGCAGGCGGTCAACAAGACGGAATTATTCGCCTTCAATCGTGTGGGTGGAGCCCCAATGGGGAGTGTCTTGATGCGTCGGGCGGATAGTCGGTTGATTGGCTATCGGGAAGAATTTTGGGTGCAGGATCAATATACGCCTAATGATCAATGGACGTTTAATCTTGGTGTCCGGGTGGATAATATTCACGGATTTATCGAGGCCGCCCAAATCAGCCCACGAGTCGGTGCGACGTTTAAAGCCACGAACAACCATGCCTTTCATGCGTTCTATGGTCGGTTGTTTACTCCGCCGAATCTGGAAGCAATCAGGTTTGTCCAACTTAATACGGTTGGCACCACTGCCGAACCTGAGAATTTGACGAATAATACGGTCAAGCCGGAGCGGTCACATTATTTTGAGGTGGGATCCACGCATGCGTTTGGCCAAATTGCCGTGGTACAACTGACGGGCTATTATAAACTCAGTAAGAATTTATCCGATGCCGGGCAATTTGGCACCACGCCGTTGCTGAACTTCTTTGCCTTTAAAAATGGTTGGCAGCGGGGGATCGAAGGCAGTATCAAAGTGAAACTCACGGACAATCTTTCGGCACGAGGAAATGTCGCTTGGGGGCAATGTAAAGGACAGGGGCTTCAGTCGGGACATTTCCTCCTGGAGCAGCAGGAGATTAATGATATTGAAACGAGCGAAGGAGTGTTTTGTGATCATATGCAAGAAGTCACGAGTTCGGCCATTCTGACCTATCGACTACTGGAGCATACGACCGTATCCGGGCAAATGTTGTTTGGCTCTGGTTTGCGGACAGCATCAGCCGGTGAGAAAACCAATTCCCAGAGCGCTGATTCGGTGACGACGTATAATCTCTCTCTTACTCACGTTCTTCCATTATCCGGTAAGCAGAGGCTGTTGTTTGGTTTTGATATGATCAATGTATTCGATCAACAAGAATTGTTAAATATCGGGGAGCAGAGTATTGGTCTTGGGGTCTCGCATGCGAATATGCCGCGCTCATTTTTCTTCAGAACACAATGGTTTTTTGATTCATGA